Genomic DNA from Pigmentiphaga litoralis:
GACCGGCAGTCACCTGAACCACTTCACGTTCACCATGCCGGTCTTCCATGAAGGCGAGATCATCGGCTTTACGTGCTGCATGGCGCACTGGCTGGACGTGGGCGGCACGCTGGGCCAGGTCACCACCGACATCTTTTCGGAAGGCATCCAGATCCCGATCGTGAAGTACCGCAAGCAGGGCGTGGTGAACCAGGATCTGGTCGACATCATCGCCATGAATGTGCGGCTGCCCGAACGCGCGATGGGTGACCTGCGCGCGCAGATCACTGCGGTGACGACCGGCGAGCGGCGCTTTCTGGAACTGGTGCAGCGTTATGGCGCGGCCGAGGTCAAGGCGTCGATCGCGCAGATCATGGACCAGTCCGAAGCGGTCGCACGCCAGAACACACTGAGCATTCCCGATGGCACGTACGAAGCCGAGTCCTACATGGACGATGACGGCGTCGAGGTGGGCAAGCGCATCCCGATCCGCGTCAAGGTGATCAAGAAGGGCGATGAAATGACGATCGACCTGTCGCATGTGAGCCGGCAGGTGCGGGGCTTCTACAACTCGGGCTTCACCACCGGCATTGCCTGCGCGCAAGTGGCCTACAAGTGCCTGACGACGCCGACCGACTACCCGGTCAACGATGGCAGCTTCCGTCCCTTGAAAGTCATCATGCCGATGGGCACGGTGATCAGCGCCGAACGTCCCTTCCCGATGCGGGTGTGGATGACGTTCCCGATGACGGTGATCGACACCATCTTCAAGGCACTGGCCACCGCGATCCCGGATCGGGTGATCGCCGGTCACCATGCCGACCTGGTGTTCCCGAACATCCATGGCATTTCGCCCGAAGACGGCCGACTGTTCATCGTGGGCATCGGCCCATTGGGTGGCGGCTGGGGCGCGAAGTCGTCTGAAGATGGCGTGTCGGTCACGGTCTGCATCAACGACGGCGACACCCACAACAGCCCGACCGAACAGCTGGAAGCCAAGTACCCGGTGCTGGTTGAAAAGTACGCCATCCGCGACGACAGCAGCGGCGCGGGCCGGCAGCGCGGCGGCCTGGGCGCCGAAATGATCGTGCAGGCCCTGTCGCCGTTCTCGGTCACGACCCGGATCGACCGCGTGCACTGCAAGCCGTGGGGCCTGCATGGCGGCGGCGAAGCGGCGGGCAATGGCATCGCGATCCGCAAGAAAGGCGAATGGAATTCGGACATGCCCAACGCCAAGATCTTCAATGTGCGGCTGGAGCGCGGCGATGCCTACAAGATGATGTCGGGTGGCGGCGGTGGGTTCGGCAATCCTGCCGAACGAGATGCCGCGCTGGTGGCGGAGGATGTGCGGGAAGGGTATGTGAGTGCGGAGGTGGCGCGCGAGATCTACCGCGTGGCGCTGACGGCCGAGGGCTCGATTGATGATGAGGCGACGCGCCAGTTGCGCGCCACGTCCGACCATGCCGGCTGATCCCGGCGACCGCACCCGTGTGCTGCTGCGCATGTGGGAAGACCTGGCGCGCCAGCACGTGTCGATGGGCGGCGGATGCGCCTGCGGCATCGGCGGCGTGACGGTGCGGCTGCAGGACTTCGAGCACGACATTGCCGACTACCTGGTCGCCGAGGCCGAGCGGCTCAAGCAGGCGGACGTGCTGGCCTTGCTGTCGCAGCACGTGCAGTTCGACCCGCCGGGCGAAGACGAGATCGTGAAGGTGCTGCGCGCCATGGCCGACACGCAATCGCCCGCATCGCCCACGGTGGTCGAGTGGCTGTTGCAGCGGCTCGAACGCACCCTGAATTCCTTTGCCAAGCTGCATGGCGGCGCGGCGGCGAGCACCGTAAGGACCACGGTATGACCAGGACCCCCGAACTCAAGGCGTCGACAGCCGTGCCGCCCGCTGCATTGCCGGACGACGAATCGTTGTCGACGACAACGACTTCGTCCTCGCCTACGCCGGTCACGGTGCTGACCGGTTTCCTGGGCAGCGGCAAGACCACCGCGCTCAATGCGCTGCTGGTGCAGCCCGCGCTGCGGCATACGGCCGTGATCATCAACGAGTTTGGTGAAGTCGGCCTCGATCACCACTTGGTTGCACGCACGGAAGAAGACCTGGTGCTGCTGGCCAATGGCTGCATCTGCTGCACCGTGCGGGGTGACCTGATCGGCGCGTTCACGATGCTGGCTGAACAGCGTGCGAAGGCCGAGGGCGCGGGGAATGGACCGGAGAAAGGCACGGCGGATGGCGCCGGTGGCCGGTTCGTCGAACGCGTGATTGTCGAAACCACGGGTCTGGCCGACCCTGCGCCGATCCTGCATACCTTGATGAGCGACCCCGCCGTCACGGCCAAGTACCGGCTGGCGAATGTGGTGGCAACGGTCGATGCGGTCAATGCCGAAGGCACGCTGGACCGGCATGCCGAGGCCGTCAAACAGGTGGCGGTAGCGGATCGTTTGCTGCTGACCAAGACCGATCTGGTGGACGCCGCGGCCCGCGACCGCCTGGTGGCGCGGCTGCGCGCGATCAATCCGGCGGCAGATATCGTGGATGTGGCGCAGGCCATCACCCAGCCGGAAACGCTGCTGGGCGATGACACCTACGACCCGGCCCGGCGCGGTGCGGATGTCGAAGCGTGGCTGCGGGTCGCGGCGTATGAGGATGACGCGGAAGACGGCGCGGAGGACGAACCTGAGCACGCTCATGATCATCACGATCACGATTCCGATTACGCTCAACACGCCGGCCACGCTCACGATCACGCGCACACGCACGCCCACGACCGCAACCGTCACGACGACCACATCAAGGCCTTCTCCATCATCCGCGACCAGCCCGTGTCGTGGGCCGGCCTGCAGACCTGGCTGGAAATGATTGCCGGCATGCGCGGCGACGATCTGCTGCGGGTCAAGGGCATCGTCAACGTGATCGAGCACCCCGGCCAGCCCGTCGTCATTCACGGCGTGCAGCACCTCTTCCATCCGCCCGCCTTCCTGCCGGCCTGGCCGGATGCGGATCACCGCACACGAATCGTCTTCATCACCCGCGACATCGAACGCGATCTGGTCGAAGACACGCTACGCATTTTCGAAAGCCGGCGCACGCGCCGATGATCGCGTGAAAAAGAAAAACGGGCCGCACGGGCCCACAACACTGGTGGAGACTACCTTGAACAAGCGCAGAACCCTGCTCACCGGCGCGCTGCTGTGCGCCGTCACGACCGCGGCGCCGCTGACGGCGCCTGTCATGGCCGCCGACGCGGCCTACCCCAACCGGCCTGTTCGCATCATCGTGCCTTACCCGCCCGGCGGCACGGTCGATGCGGTCGCGCGCGTGGTGGCCGAAGGCCTGACCGAACAACTGGGCCAGACCTTCGTGGTTGAAAACCGCGCGGGCGCCAGCGGTTCGATCGGCAGCGAAGCCGTGGTGCGCGCCGCGCCCGACGGCTACACGCTGCTGGTCAACGCGTCGACCTTTGCGGCCAGCCCGCTGTTGATGAAGAACCTGCCCTACGACATCAACCGCGACTTCACCCCGATTACCAACCTGGGGGATGTGCCGCTGCTGGTCACGGCCTACCCCGGCATCCCGGCCGCCAACCTGCGCGAGTTCATTGCCCTGGTGCGCAAGAATCCCGGCAAGTACAACTTCGGTTCGTCGGCCGTGGGGTCCGCCAGCCACCTGGCCGAAGAAGCCATCAAATACGAGGCCAAGCTCGACATCGGCATCGTCCAGTACAAGGGCACCGGCCCGGCGCTGACCGACACCATGGGCGGCCACGTCAGCGCCATGACCGACGCCATCCCGTCTTCGCTTCCCCATGTCAAAGGCGGCAAGCTGAAGGCCATGGCGGTCACCAGCGCGCAGCGTCTGCCTTCCCTGCCCGACGTGCCCACCGTGGCCGAATCGGGCCTGGACGGCTTCGACATGGTGTCGTGGTACGGCCTTTGGGGTCCTGCCAAACTGCCCGCCGACATCACGCACAAGCTGCATGAACAGGTGGTCAAGGCGCTCAAGTCTCAGCGGGTGGCACAAGTCCTGAGCGAACAGGGCTTCATTCCACGCGGGTCGACACCGGAAGCCTTCGCTGCCTATGTCAAAAGCGAGAACGCCAAGTATGACAAGCTGGTCAAGGCCGCCAACATCAAGGTGGACTGAACGCAGGGCCGGACGCCCGGTGCCGCCGCCTTAGTGATTTCCAATTGAAAGCGGCACTCGATTTTCTAGTGATGAGTCGAGTAGATTGAGTCCTTTCCACGAGACGGTTCCGGCGACGGCGACCGCCGCCGCAGAGGGGCTCTCATGCATCAACCCGACGACAAGTTCAAACCGGGCCGGCGTTCGTTTCTTGGTTACAGCGCCGGCGCCGCGTCCGTCGCAGCCGTGACAGGCTGTGCGTCCATGGCGGCCGATAACCCGATGGCTGCCGCGCCGCCCGTCACGGGCGAGGCCGGCGCCGATACGCAAGCCGTACAAATGCCCATGACGCTCGAGGTCAACGGGCAGACCCGGCGTTTTTATGGCGACGTGCGTCTCAGCCTGTTGGACGCCTTGCGCGAAAAGCTGGAACTGACCGGCTCCAAGAAAGGCTGCGACCAGGGCCAATGCGGCGCCTGTACGGTGCATGTCGACGGCAAACGCGTGCTGGGTTGCCTGACATTGGCCGTCACGGTCCAGGGCCGCAAGGTCACCACCATTGAAGGCCTGGCCAGTCCGGGCCGGCTGCACCCCATGCAGCAGGCATTCATCGATCACGACGCGTTCCAGTGCGGCTACTGCACACCGGGGCAGATCATGAGCGCCGTGGCGATCGTCAACGAAGGCCACGCCAAGAACGACAATGACATCCGCGAATCCATGAGCGGCAACCTGTGCCGCTGCGCGGCCTATCCCAACATCGTTGACGCCATCAACGATGCCAAGGTCAAGATGGCCGCGACCCCGTCGCCGGCAGGGAGCTGACCCATGCGTCCCTTTACTTTCCAACAAGCCGCCAACGAGCTGGACGCCGTCCGTGCGGCCACGCCCGCGCCGGGCGGATCCGATCTGCGCGCGGATGGCGCCACGGCCTACCTGGCGGGCGGCACCACGCTGGTCGACCTGATGAAGCTCGACGTGATGCGTCCCCGCACCCTGGTGGACATCAACGGTCTGGCGGCGACGCACGGCGGCATCGATGCCGATGCCCGCGGGCTGCGGCTGGGCGCCCTGGCGCGCATGGCCGACGTGGCCGACCACCCCATGGTGCTGCGTGACTATCCCGTGATCGCCGAAAGCCTGGCGCTGGCGGCCAGCGGGCAGTTGCGCAACATGGCCAGCATCGGCGGCAACGTGCTTCAGCGCACCCGGTGTTCCTACTTCCGCGACACGAGCTACGCCGCCTGCAACAAACGTTCGCCCGGCAGCGGCTGCGCCGCCATGGAAGGCGTCAACCGCATCCACGCGGTGCTGGGCACCACATCCAAATGCATTGCGAGCTACCCCGGCGACCTGGCCCATGCATTGATCGCGCTCGGCAGCGAAGTGCAGGTGCTCGGACCCAACGGCCCCCGCATGTTCCCGTTCGCGCAATTGCATCTGCAATCGGCCGACACGCCCGAAACCGAAACCACGCTGCGTCCGGGTGAACTGATCACCTCGATCTTCGTGCCGGCGGGTCCGTACACTCGCCGGTCCACCTATGTGAAGGTCAGGGATCGCCAGTCGTATGCCTTTGCGCTGACGTCGGCCGCGGTGGCGCTGGACCTGGCCGCCGATGGCACCGTGCGCGACGCGCGTATCGGTCTGGGCGGCATCCACTACGCGCCCTATCGGGCCATGGCAGCCGAAGCCGCCTTGAAGGGCAAGCTGCTGGACGAGGCAAGCGCCACCGCCGCCGCCGATGCCGCCCTGCGTGGCGCGGTCACGCATGGGCATAACGACTACAAGCCGGAGCTGGCCCGCCGCACCCTGGTGCGCGCTCTGCTGCAGGCCAAAGCGAAGGAGATCTGAGATGGCAACGCTGACAGACCCCAATCCGGCCACCCGGGCCGGCGGAATCGGCGCGCGCGTGACGCGTGTCGATGGCCCCGCCAAGGTGACCGGCACGGCGGAATACCCGTCGGACGTGGCCGTCAAACGGCCGCTGTACGCCTACTTCCACACCAGCAGCATCGCCCTGGGCCGCATCGAGTCCATGGATGAGCAGGAGGCCCGTGCCTTGCCAGGCGTGGTCGAGATCATGACCTGGCGCAATACGGCAGGCATGCTGGACACCGTGCCACCGTCCAAGGGCGGGAGCACGTCGATCCCGGTCCTGCAGTCCGCGGACATTCATCACGATGGCGAAATCGTTGCCGTAATCCTGGCCGAAGACTACGAAACCGCACGGGATGCGTCTCACCGGCTGCGCGTGGGCTACACGTCCCGCACGCCGACCGCGACCTTCGGATCCACCGGCCTGGGACCGGAACTGCAGAAGGACGGCCCCCGCTTCAAGAACAGCAACGTGGGGAACGCGGCCGCGGCGCTCCAGGCCGCCGCCGTCAAGGTTGAGCAGCACTACGCCACCCCCACCCAGCATCACAACGCCATCGAACTCTTCACCACCACCGCGCAGTGGCAGGGTGATGAACTGACCATCCACGAGCCCAGCCAATTCCTGGTCGGCTCGCAGAACACGATTGCGGCCGCACTGCGGATCGATCCCGCCAAGGTGCGGATCATCAGCAAGTATGTGGGCGGCGCCTTTGGCGCCAAAGGCATGACCACGAGCCGGACCGGCCTGATCGCGCTGGCCTCGCGCAAACTGGGCCGCCCCGTCAAGATGGTGGCCACGCGGGACCAGGGCTTCACCATCGCCACCTACCGCGCCGAGACGCGGCAGCTGGTCAAGCTGGGCGCATCGCGCGATGGCAAGATCACCGCGCTGATCCACGAAGGCGACGAAGTCAGCAGCCGGATGGACAGCTACAAGGTCGGCGGCACGGAAACGACGGCCCGCATGTACTCGATTCCCAACGTCGCCAGCAAGGTAACGGTGCAGCACGCGGATCGCAACACACCGGGCTTCATGCGCGCGCCGGCCGAAGTGCCGTATATGTTCGCGCTGGAAAGCGCGATGGATGAACTCGCGATCGCGCTGCAGATGGATCCGGTCGAACTGCGCCGCATCAACGATGCGCAGATCGAACCCATCGAAAAGCGCCGCTACAGCAGCCGTTCGCTGGTGCAGTGCTACGACGCCGCGGCCAAGGCATTCGGCTGGGATCACCGCCGCGCCGCCAGACCCATGTCGATGCGCGATGGCGACTGGCAGATCGGATGGGGCTGCGCCACGGCGTGTTACCCGTCAATGATTGCGCCGAGCTTTGCGCGCGTCAGCCTGTCGGACAGCGGTGCGAAGGTCGAAGTGGCGGGGCATGAAATCGGCACCGGCGCCTACACGATCTACGCACAGACGGCGGCCCAGATGCTGGGCCTGCCGGTCGACAAGGTCGAGGTCATCATGGGCGACTCGCGCCTGCCCCCCGCGCCCGTGGCCGGCGGCAGCAACAATGCCGCCAGCATCAGCAATGCCGTCGCGATGGCCTGCATGCGGATCCGCGAGCAACTGGCGGCGGCGGCGGTGAATGATCCCAAGAGCCCCCTGCATCGGCGCGACGCGGCGACCGTGCAGCTGATGGACGGCCAGCTGCGCGCGGCGAACGGAACCGGCGAACCGCTGGCCGCGGCAGTGGCGCGTGCTGGCGGCGGGGTCGAAGCCATGGTGGGCAACAATCCCAAGAACCTGCCGCCCGAAGCCCTGGCAGGCTTGCGCAAGGGCCGATTGATGATGACCGGCGGCAGCATGGCCGAAGACTTCGTCAAATACGCCTTCGGGGCGGAATTCGTCGAGGTGCGGGTGCACCGGCTGACGCGCGAAGTGCGCGTGTCCCGGATGGTCGGCGCGTTTGCCGCCGGCACCATCATCAACCCGATCACCGCCCGCAGCCAGCTCATGGGCGGCATGATCTGGGGCATCAGTTCCGCGCTGCACGAAGCCACCGAAATCGACCCCCGCAACGCACGCTACACCAACGACAACCTGGCCGAGTACCTGATCCCGGTCAACGCCGACGTGCCCAAGGTGGACGTGCTGTTCGTGGCCGAGACCGACCGCGAAGTCAATCCGCTGGGCATCAAGGGCATTGGTGAGTTGGGGTGCGTAGGGACGGCGGCTGCCGTGTGCAATGCGATCTTCAACGCCACCGGCGTTCGTATCCGCGAACTTCCGGTGCGGATCGAAAAGTTGCTGTAACAACAGGAAAGAGTACGCTGCGGCGGTGCGCCGCCGCAGCCGCTATCATCGACGGCCCTTCCTGCCTTGCAGACGCCCCCCGTGTTTCACGTCAATCTTTTCCTTGCCTTCCTGTACGTCGCCGCCCGTCTTGTCCTGCCGCTGCCCTGGTCCGTTGCTGGGCGCGCGGTGCTGGCGGTCGTGCTGCTGATCGTCTCCAAGTACCACCTGTTGCAGATCTGGACCTTCGGGACGATGTACTCGCCCGAAATGCCCCGGCCCGCCGTGCTCGTCATGGGGTGGCTGTTCGTCGCCTTTTTCCTGATGATCCTGTTGACCGCGCTGTTCGATGTCGGCCTGATCGTGTCCTGGGTCGCCAGGAAACGGCGCGCGTTGCCGGGCACCACCCGCACACGAGGCCGCTACGCAGTCATGATCGTCGCGCTGCTGCTGTCGGCCATCGGCGTGCAGCAGGCCCTGCGAGTCCCCGACGTGCAGCGCGTGGAAGTTGCGATCCGCAACCTTCCGCCGGCGCTGGACGGATTCAAGCTGGTGCAGCTGACCGACCTGCATCTGCAGCGCCTGATGAATGCGGAATGGGCGACCCAGGTGGTCGCGCGCACCAATGCCCTGTCGCCCGACCTGGTCGTCATTACCGGCGACCTGATTGACGGCACCGTGGACGCGCGCCGCCCGGACATCCAGCCCCTGGCAGACTTGAAGGCAAGGCACGGTGTCATCACCAGCCTGGGCAATCACGAGTACTACTTTGGCGCGCCCGAATGGACCGCCGAATTCCAGCGCCTGGGCATGCGGGTGCTGGTGAACGAGAACACGGCCATCGGCGACCCCGGCCGCGCGCTCTATATCGCCGCCGTGACCGACATGGTGGCCACACGCTTCGGCCTGGACAACGCGCCCGACCTGAGCCGCGCAATGAGCGGCATCCCCGCCGGCGCTCCGGTCGTGCTGCTAAGCCACCGTCCCGTGGACATGCTCCGCAACGCCGCCGCCGGCGTCGGCCTGCAACTGTCGGGCCACACGCACGGCGGCATGATCCGCGGCTTTGACCTGATCGTGAAGCAGGCCAATGGCGGCGTGGTATCCGGCAGGTATGACTTTGGCGGGATGACGCTGTATGTCAGCAACGGCACCGGGCTGTGGAACGGGTTCCCGGTGCGGTTGGGTGTGCCATCCGAGATCACGGAGTTCGTGTTGAAGGCGAAGGCCGGCGCGCCTTGACGGCACGCCGCCGGCCGCATGGCGATCGATCCGGCTTCAGTCTGGTTTTACGCCGGACGATCAGTCCGGCTTTACACCCGCCACCTCAATGATCTTCGCGGCCTTGTCCATCTCGGACTTGATGTGCGTCGCGAACGCATCCGGCGAACTCGCCACGATCAACACTCCTGCCTTCGTCAACGTTTCCTGGATACCAGGATCCTTCAACGCCGCCACGATCTCCGTATTGAGCTTGCTCAATACATCCTTGGGCATCTTGGCCGGGCCGACAAAGCCGTACCACGACGTCGCCTCATACCCCGGCACGCCGGATTCCGCCACCGTCGGCACGTCGGGCAATGACGGCAGGCGCTGGGCTGACGCCACGGCCAAAGGCAACAGCTTGCCGCTGTTCACATGCGGCATGGCGGTGGGCAGCACGTCGAACTCCAGCACCACGCGCCCCCCCAGCAGATCGGTGTAGGAGTTGGACGATCCCTTGTAGGGCACGTGGACCATGCTGATGTCCGCCATGTGCGCGAACTGTTCCATGGCCAGATGCTGCGACGATCCGCCACCGCCCGATGCGTAGCTGATGCCGCCGGGGGATGCCTTGGCCTTGGCGATCAGTTGCTTGACGTCGCGCACCTTGAGCGACGGATGCGCGATCAGGATCATCGGCGCCGACACGGCCAACGAAATGGGCGTGAAGTCGTTGATGGTGTCATACGTCACGTTCTTGTACAGGCTGGCATTGGCGGCATGGGTGCCGGGTGAGGCGATGCCGAGCGTGTAGCCGTCGGGCGCGGCTTTGGCGACAGCGTCGGCGCCGATCATGCCGTTGGCGCCGGGGCGGTTTTCCACCACCACGGTCTGCCCCATGCGTTCGGACAGGCGCTGGCCCACGGCGCGCGCCAGCAGGTCGGTGGTGCCGCCGGCCACATACGGCACGATGATGCGGATGGGCTTGTTGGGGTAGGCCTGCGCAAAGGCAGTCAGCGGCAGGGCCAAAGGCGCAGCCAGCGCCAGGCAGGCAGTCATCACGATGCGGGTGTTCATGGTCGTCTCCTCCATAGGCCTCGTCGGGCCACTTGGTTTGCGGTGCAGGTCTTACACGTAGGCAGGTCCTTCAATGCCCGGATGGGCACGCAAAAAGTCTTCGTCCACGTCCACGCCCAGGCCAGGCTTGTCGCCCGGCATGACGCAGCCGTTCTCATCAAGCAGGTCCGGGCGCGATGTCAAAGCGTCGCGGAACAGGTTTTCTTTGGCGACGTCCGCTTCGAAGTAGCCGGGGTTGTCGATCGCCGCCAGGAAATGAATGCTGGCGGACATGTTCAGCCCGCTGGCAGACGTATGTGGATGGATGGCCAGCTTCTCGCTTGAAGCCATGGCAGCAATCCGCAAGGCCTCGGTAATGCCACCCGTCTTGGACAGATCGGGCTGCAGCACCTGCACGGCGCCTTCGGCGATCAGCCGGTTGAACTCGAAGCGCGTAAAGTGGTTTTCACCCGCGGCCAGCGGCACGGCGCCAAGCTGCGACGCGTCCAGATAGCTGCGGTAATCGTGCGGCGCAAAGGGCTCTTCGAGCCACAGCACGTCCAGGGCATCCAGGGCCGGCATCACCTTGCGCACGTCGGCCAGCGTGTAGCCGGTGTTGGCATCGACCATGATGCCGAGATCATCGCCGCACGCTTCGCGTACCGCGGTCAGGCGTTCGATGTCCCGTTTGGCGGTATCGCCAAACCGCAGCTTGACGGTGCGATACCCCTGCGCGCGCAATGCTTCGACTTCGTCCACCAGTTCCGACGGCGGCTGAAAGCCGAGCGAGATCCCGCCAGCATAGGCAGGCAAGGGCTTGCGGCTGCCGCCCAGCAATTTGTAGAGCGGCCAGCCCACGGCCTTGCCGCGGATGTCCCACAGCGCCTGGTCGATGCCGCTCATGGCCAGCGCGCACGCAGTGCCCATGCCGTGGCTGGCCAGTTGCCGCTGATAGATGCGCGACCAGACGCCCACCACGTCGGATGCATCCATGCCCAGCACCAGCTGCTTCAGCGTGGTGTTGATCAGTTGAACAATGGCGCCGGGGCAGCGGCCATGATGCGATTCGCCCCAGCCCACGATGCCGCTTTCGGTCGTGACCTTGACGATCAGCGCATCGCGTTTGACCGCGCGGCCGATGCCCAGCGTCACGCCCTGCCTGACCGGGAACGAGGTCGCAAAACCTTCGATGCGCGCGATCTTCAGACTGCTGTCGGCATTGATCATGCGGCGGCCTCCCTGGCATGCTGCCGTGCGGCCGCGCCTTCCCAGGTTTCCGGATTGACGAGGAAAGTGGGCCGCTCGCCACGGATCAATTGCACCAGCTGCCGGGCCGCGCCCTCGCTCATCTTGACCGAGCTTTCTTCGGTCAAGGCGGCCACGTGCGGCGTCAGCACGGCATTGTGCGCGGTCAGCAGCGGATGGTCCCGGCGCAGGGGCTGGTTTGCATAGACATCGATCGCTGCGCCGGCAATGACGCCCGCATTCAAGGCCTCGGCCAGCGCCAGTTCGTCCACCACTTCGCCGCGCGCGGCATTGACCAGCCACGCCGACGGCTTCATGGTCTTGAGGCGATCCAGCGTGATCATGTGCCGCGTCTGGTCCGTCAGCGGGCAATGCAGCGTGACGGCATCGCTGCGCGCCAGCAGGTCTTCCAGCGACACCGCTTCGACGTAGTCGGGCAGGTCCGTGGCATTCGGCTGATAGCCCAGCACATTCATGCCCAGGCCATCGTGGCAGATGCGCGCCACGCGCCGGCCGATATCGCCCACGCCCACGATGCCGATGGTCTTGCCCGACCATTCGAAGGTGGCGCCTGACAGCGCCCGCGCCGTGCCCCAATCCGTGTCATGCAGGCTGCGGTCGATCGCACCGAACTGACGCGCGGCATGCAGCAGGCTGCCCACCACGTATTCGGCCACCGCCTGCGCGTTGGCGCCGGGCACGTTGGCCACCGGCACGCCCTGCGCGGTGGCGGCCGCCACGGGAATCATGTCCAGGCCCGTGCCGTTGCGCACGATGCCCTTGAGCCGATGCGGCCGGTCCAGCAGGTCTGCCGGAAGATGGTTGCGCACCAGCAGGTAGTCGGCGTCGCCCACCATGCGGCGGAAGGTGTCCGCCTGGGTGTCAGGCGCGACCACGATGTCGGCGATGCCGGCAAGCAAGGCGTCGCCGGATGGATGCATGGGCAGGGTGCAGAGCACCACGGGTCGGGTCATGGTTGTCTCCTGGATGCGGGCTTAGGCGACACGGTATTTGTCGAGCACGGCACGATTGATCTCGATGCCAAGGCCCGGGCCGGTCGGCACATGCACGATGCCGCCGACATGCGTCAGCGCGGTGCTGCTCAGTTCATCGCGGAACGGGTTAAAGGTCTGCTCGTACTCGAGCATGGGCGGCTGCGGCACCAGGCACGGCGGCGTGTTGGGCAACGACGCCAGGAAGTGCATGGTCGCGGCCAAGCCGATCGCCGTGCCCCAGGCGTGCGGTACGCACTGGATGGCTTGCGCCTGCGCCAGGGCCGCGATCTTCTTGCATTCGGTAATGCCACCCGCGGCGCACACATCCGGCTGCACGATGTCCATCGCGCGCTTTTCCAGGATGCGGCGGAAGCTGAATTTGGTGAACTCGTTTTCCCCGCCGGCAATCGCCATGTCCAGCTTGCGCGAGACTTCGACATAGCCATCCAGGTCTTCGGGCGAGATGGGTTCTTCGAACCAGTGCACGCCCAGCTTTTCCAGTTCGCGGCCCAGGTTGATGGCCTGCGGCACTGTGAAGCAATGGTTGGCATCGACCATCAGCTGGATGTCGTTGCCGATCGCATCCCGCACCGCCGCGACGCGGTCGATGTCCTTGGTCAACGAGCCCAGGCCGATCTTCATCTTGATGGCCTTGAATCCCTGGTCCACATAGCCGCGCGCTTCTTCCACGGCCTGCTCGTTCAGGCGGTCCATGTCCTTGAAGTACAGGCCGGTCGCATAGGCTTGCAGCTCGGTGCGGAAGGCGCCGCCGATCAGCTTGTGGATGGGCTTGCCCACCGCCTTGCCGATGATGTCCCACAACGCGATGTCCACGCCGCTGATGGCCGAGATGGTCATGCCGGTCAGGCCGTAATCCTTGACCTTGTTGTAGAGCTCTTCCCAGATCACTTCGACGTCAAACGGATCGCGGCCGATCAGGCTCGCGCGCAGCACGGTGTCGACGATGGCCTTGTTGACCGCGGCCGGGCCATAACAATCGCCCCAGCCAATGACGCCTT
This window encodes:
- a CDS encoding (2Fe-2S)-binding protein, which produces MHQPDDKFKPGRRSFLGYSAGAASVAAVTGCASMAADNPMAAAPPVTGEAGADTQAVQMPMTLEVNGQTRRFYGDVRLSLLDALREKLELTGSKKGCDQGQCGACTVHVDGKRVLGCLTLAVTVQGRKVTTIEGLASPGRLHPMQQAFIDHDAFQCGYCTPGQIMSAVAIVNEGHAKNDNDIRESMSGNLCRCAAYPNIVDAINDAKVKMAATPSPAGS
- a CDS encoding Bug family tripartite tricarboxylate transporter substrate binding protein — encoded protein: MNKRRTLLTGALLCAVTTAAPLTAPVMAADAAYPNRPVRIIVPYPPGGTVDAVARVVAEGLTEQLGQTFVVENRAGASGSIGSEAVVRAAPDGYTLLVNASTFAASPLLMKNLPYDINRDFTPITNLGDVPLLVTAYPGIPAANLREFIALVRKNPGKYNFGSSAVGSASHLAEEAIKYEAKLDIGIVQYKGTGPALTDTMGGHVSAMTDAIPSSLPHVKGGKLKAMAVTSAQRLPSLPDVPTVAESGLDGFDMVSWYGLWGPAKLPADITHKLHEQVVKALKSQRVAQVLSEQGFIPRGSTPEAFAAYVKSENAKYDKLVKAANIKVD
- a CDS encoding hydantoinase B/oxoprolinase family protein, whose product is MSVLAQPHATVDPVTVEIVRNGLFAVTEEMKTNLMRTAYNLIIYEALDFTVGLFTVEGDTVSIGLGLPMFIRGMSETVKAKIRHFGLENIHPGDILVTNDAYTTGSHLNHFTFTMPVFHEGEIIGFTCCMAHWLDVGGTLGQVTTDIFSEGIQIPIVKYRKQGVVNQDLVDIIAMNVRLPERAMGDLRAQITAVTTGERRFLELVQRYGAAEVKASIAQIMDQSEAVARQNTLSIPDGTYEAESYMDDDGVEVGKRIPIRVKVIKKGDEMTIDLSHVSRQVRGFYNSGFTTGIACAQVAYKCLTTPTDYPVNDGSFRPLKVIMPMGTVISAERPFPMRVWMTFPMTVIDTIFKALATAIPDRVIAGHHADLVFPNIHGISPEDGRLFIVGIGPLGGGWGAKSSEDGVSVTVCINDGDTHNSPTEQLEAKYPVLVEKYAIRDDSSGAGRQRGGLGAEMIVQALSPFSVTTRIDRVHCKPWGLHGGGEAAGNGIAIRKKGEWNSDMPNAKIFNVRLERGDAYKMMSGGGGGFGNPAERDAALVAEDVREGYVSAEVAREIYRVALTAEGSIDDEATRQLRATSDHAG
- a CDS encoding FAD binding domain-containing protein; the protein is MRPFTFQQAANELDAVRAATPAPGGSDLRADGATAYLAGGTTLVDLMKLDVMRPRTLVDINGLAATHGGIDADARGLRLGALARMADVADHPMVLRDYPVIAESLALAASGQLRNMASIGGNVLQRTRCSYFRDTSYAACNKRSPGSGCAAMEGVNRIHAVLGTTSKCIASYPGDLAHALIALGSEVQVLGPNGPRMFPFAQLHLQSADTPETETTLRPGELITSIFVPAGPYTRRSTYVKVRDRQSYAFALTSAAVALDLAADGTVRDARIGLGGIHYAPYRAMAAEAALKGKLLDEASATAAADAALRGAVTHGHNDYKPELARRTLVRALLQAKAKEI
- a CDS encoding CobW family GTP-binding protein, with the protein product MTRTPELKASTAVPPAALPDDESLSTTTTSSSPTPVTVLTGFLGSGKTTALNALLVQPALRHTAVIINEFGEVGLDHHLVARTEEDLVLLANGCICCTVRGDLIGAFTMLAEQRAKAEGAGNGPEKGTADGAGGRFVERVIVETTGLADPAPILHTLMSDPAVTAKYRLANVVATVDAVNAEGTLDRHAEAVKQVAVADRLLLTKTDLVDAAARDRLVARLRAINPAADIVDVAQAITQPETLLGDDTYDPARRGADVEAWLRVAAYEDDAEDGAEDEPEHAHDHHDHDSDYAQHAGHAHDHAHTHAHDRNRHDDHIKAFSIIRDQPVSWAGLQTWLEMIAGMRGDDLLRVKGIVNVIEHPGQPVVIHGVQHLFHPPAFLPAWPDADHRTRIVFITRDIERDLVEDTLRIFESRRTRR